One region of Cucurbita pepo subsp. pepo cultivar mu-cu-16 chromosome LG03, ASM280686v2, whole genome shotgun sequence genomic DNA includes:
- the LOC111791786 gene encoding thioredoxin-like 1-1, chloroplastic codes for MILSPTIYPFKFPPISHLLILLLSSIAAISIHSSLISMADAVSNISFAPSLRSSNHLPPPISALKSLNSSSYPLNWQRLSVKLPSTLRPFSISDSNSQIIEFTEARDISRNSVSPTRSSTSGFRVPKAQKWWDKGLQPNMKDVTGAQDFVDSLLSAGDKLVIVIFFSPGCGGCKALHPKMCQFAEMYPDIQFLQVNYEEHKSMCYSLGVHVLPFFRFYRGAQGRLCSFSCTNATIKKFKDALAKHNTERCSLGPTQGLEEKDLVALAANRELSFNYTPKPAEEVPMPIPATVGGLGISELDKSRSDSEQPPLPLPSTFLKSGHVSKENAYVG; via the exons ATGATCTTATCACCTACCATATATCCATTTAAATTTCCCCCAATTTCCCACCTCCTAATCCTCCTACTTTCTTCAATCGCTGCGATTTCAATACATTCATCCTTGATTTCAATGGCGGACGCTGTCAGCAACATTTCTTTTGCCCCCTCTTTGCGTTCTTCTAATCATCTTCCTCCACCAATTTCCGCCCTTAAATCCCTCAATTCTTCTTCCTATCCCTTGAATTGGCAACGCCTTTCTGTCAAATTACCCTCCACCTTGCGGCCGTTTTCGATCAGCGACTCCAATAGCCAAATAATAGAGTTTACAGAAGCTAGGGACATCTCCAGGAACTCTGTTTCTCCTACACGATCTTCGACG AGTGGGTTTCGGGTTCCAAAAGCTCAGAAATGGTGGGATAAAGGGTTGCAGCCTAACATGAAAGATGTGACTGGTGCACAAGATTTTGTGGATTCTCTTTTAAGTGCAGGGGATAAGcttgttattgttattttcttctcccctGGTTGTGGTGGCTGCAAAGCTCTTCACCCCAAG ATGTGCCAATTTGCTGAAATGTATCCTGATATCCAATTTTTGCAAGTGAACTATGAAGAACATAAATCCATGTGTTATAGCCTTGGTGTTCATGTGCTGCCCTTCTTTCGCTTCTACAGAGGTGCGCAGGGCCGCCTTTGTAGTTTTAGCTGCACTAATGCAACG ATTAAGAAATTCAAGGATGCCCTAGCCAAGCACAACACGGAACGATGCAGCCTTGGCCCAACACAAGGGTTGGAGGAGAAAGATCTTGTGGCACTTGCTGCAAACAGAGAACTCTCATTCAACTACACGCCTAAACCAGCAGAAGAGGTTCCCATGCCCATCCCTGCCACCGTGGGAGGGCTAGGAATATCAGAATTGGATAAATCACGTTCGGACTCGGAGCAACCGCCTCTTCCTCTACCTTCAACTTTCCTAAAGAGTGGCCATGTCTCCAAGGAGAATGCCTATGTGGGATGA